The Picrophilus oshimae DSM 9789 genome includes a window with the following:
- the map gene encoding type II methionyl aminopeptidase: protein MDHDVKEKYLQAGKIGKMALDYAQSLIEPGALFYDVAEKTEAFIRDNGALPSFPVNLSINNEAAHYTPYENDKKKFKTGDLVKVDLGAMVDGYMSDNATTVEVGNTGKFSDLIDATREALNNAIKMIRPGIELYNIGNTIADTINSYGFNPIKNLGGHGINRYDLHSEIFIPNYNDGNGERLKIDKVIAVEPFASTGIGMIHNGMPGNIYIVEETRIDKNEEIYKNFNTIPFAERWVAKLMPDYKEYIRKKLNERYISAFPVLKEHKNSYISQAEHTIMVLSDEIIVTTK, encoded by the coding sequence ATGGATCATGATGTAAAGGAAAAATACCTCCAGGCTGGAAAGATAGGAAAAATGGCGCTTGACTATGCACAGAGCCTGATAGAGCCTGGGGCATTATTTTACGATGTTGCTGAGAAAACAGAGGCATTTATAAGGGATAATGGTGCACTTCCATCATTTCCGGTAAATCTTTCAATAAACAATGAGGCTGCACATTACACACCTTACGAAAATGATAAAAAGAAGTTTAAAACCGGTGATCTTGTAAAGGTTGACCTTGGTGCAATGGTTGACGGATACATGTCTGATAATGCAACGACGGTTGAGGTCGGAAACACTGGAAAGTTCTCTGATTTAATAGATGCAACCAGGGAGGCTTTAAATAATGCAATAAAAATGATAAGACCTGGAATTGAATTATATAATATAGGAAATACAATAGCCGATACAATAAATTCCTATGGGTTTAATCCAATAAAGAACCTTGGTGGCCATGGAATAAACAGATATGATTTACATTCAGAGATATTTATACCGAATTACAACGATGGAAACGGCGAGCGTTTAAAAATAGATAAGGTAATAGCAGTTGAGCCATTTGCCAGCACCGGCATAGGCATGATACATAACGGCATGCCTGGTAATATATACATAGTCGAGGAGACAAGAATAGATAAAAATGAGGAGATATACAAAAATTTCAATACAATACCATTCGCCGAACGCTGGGTCGCAAAGCTTATGCCTGACTATAAGGAATATATAAGGAAAAAACTAAATGAAAGGTATATATCAGCGTTTCCTGTTTTGAAGGAGCATAAAAATTCTTACATATCGCAGGCAGAGCATACAATAATGGTATTAAGCGATGAGATTATAGTAACAACAAAATAA
- a CDS encoding metallophosphoesterase family protein, whose translation MKILIISDIHGNYDALSSINESYDKMIFLGDAVDYGPEPDRVIDFLRENSDINIMGNHDNAVAYNQDCMCSFDMHDLSERTREKISMKLLGKNDIDYIKGFKSYAEINIDNKRFYATHGSPMNNLNGYLFATEAEMLYKKREFMEKYDFILVGHTHFMMMYRNKIINPGSAGQPRDNNYMPSYLLYDSRDNSFLFKRFNYNYENTLKKLKNLLDDDTYNKIKRFYSP comes from the coding sequence ATGAAAATTCTTATTATATCTGATATACATGGTAATTACGATGCATTAAGCTCTATAAATGAAAGCTATGATAAGATGATCTTTTTAGGTGATGCCGTTGATTATGGGCCTGAACCTGATAGAGTCATAGATTTTCTTAGAGAGAACAGCGATATCAATATAATGGGAAACCATGATAATGCCGTTGCATATAATCAGGATTGCATGTGCTCTTTTGATATGCACGATCTAAGCGAGAGGACCAGGGAGAAAATAAGCATGAAACTTCTAGGAAAAAACGATATAGATTACATAAAGGGCTTCAAAAGTTATGCTGAGATAAATATAGACAATAAAAGATTCTATGCCACCCATGGAAGCCCGATGAACAACCTAAATGGATACCTGTTTGCAACCGAGGCTGAAATGTTATACAAAAAAAGGGAATTTATGGAAAAATATGATTTTATACTGGTTGGCCACACGCACTTCATGATGATGTACCGAAATAAAATAATAAATCCAGGAAGTGCAGGCCAGCCAAGGGATAATAATTACATGCCATCGTATTTATTATATGACTCAAGGGATAACTCGTTTTTGTTTAAAAGATTTAATTACAATTATGAAAACACATTAAAGAAGCTAAAGAATCTGCTTGACGATGATACATATAATAAAATAAAGCGCTTTTACAGCCCATAG
- a CDS encoding ATP-NAD kinase family protein, which yields MNFGFFVNPLAGYGGMINNKGSDNLKISDPGASVSIKIAMKFIKNILDEDNFYIPSLYMGEEIFKSSGRDNYKIIYESKWPSSRDDTLNFLNKLKDFDVDYIIFVGGDGTARDIVSSNIKKPVIAIPAGVKMYSSIFCINVNHAIDLYMDVHKNVESMDSGVYDIDEDAYRSGLLKIKYFGSLMVPVSNNIVSSSKAEYNNDDAYDIAEYIIENMDDSYYIIGPGRTCKIIVESLGYKTNILGFDVIKNMKLIKYDVDEEFLYNISLNGKTKLIISPIGGQGFVLGRGNKQISGRVFDLIGFKNLILISDKNKINNIKNLYIDIDTSLEIPKYLKVITGYGIYTLKRLIK from the coding sequence ATGAATTTCGGCTTCTTTGTAAATCCACTGGCAGGCTACGGTGGCATGATAAATAATAAGGGCTCTGACAATTTAAAAATATCAGACCCTGGGGCCTCTGTATCAATAAAGATCGCAATGAAATTTATTAAAAACATCCTTGATGAGGACAATTTTTATATACCATCATTGTACATGGGAGAGGAAATATTTAAATCAAGTGGCAGGGATAATTATAAAATTATATACGAATCAAAATGGCCGAGCTCAAGGGATGACACATTAAATTTTTTAAATAAACTGAAAGATTTCGATGTAGATTACATAATCTTTGTAGGTGGTGATGGAACCGCCAGGGACATTGTTTCATCAAATATTAAAAAACCTGTTATAGCCATACCTGCAGGTGTAAAGATGTACAGCTCAATCTTCTGCATAAATGTTAACCATGCAATTGACCTTTACATGGATGTTCATAAAAACGTTGAGTCAATGGATTCTGGGGTATACGATATAGATGAGGATGCATACAGGTCCGGCCTTTTAAAGATAAAATATTTTGGATCATTAATGGTACCGGTTTCAAATAACATTGTTTCATCATCAAAGGCCGAGTATAATAACGATGATGCATACGATATAGCAGAGTACATAATTGAGAACATGGATGATTCATATTATATAATAGGGCCTGGCAGAACATGCAAAATTATAGTTGAATCGCTTGGTTACAAAACAAATATTCTTGGTTTCGATGTAATAAAAAACATGAAATTAATTAAGTATGATGTTGATGAGGAATTTTTGTATAATATCTCATTGAACGGAAAAACAAAATTAATAATATCGCCAATAGGAGGCCAGGGCTTTGTTCTTGGCCGCGGCAACAAACAGATCTCTGGCAGGGTTTTTGATCTAATTGGATTTAAAAATTTGATTTTAATCTCGGATAAGAATAAAATAAATAATATTAAAAATCTGTACATAGATATTGATACATCGCTTGAAATACCAAAATATTTAAAGGTTATAACAGGTTACGGCATTTATACTTTGAAACGTCTAATTAAATGA
- a CDS encoding BadF/BadG/BcrA/BcrD ATPase family protein, with product MLLSVDGGATKTFAVVYDDLNKKVAGIGVSGPSNVRSVSEDVSKKNILKAMENALNMAGNPEINNSFFGIAGYGDSKYHSEMLNRIVSSISQNYIIENDGNAGTFLVTLGNDGVVTAIGTGSVGSYIINGVNHRIGGWSYLTDDCGSAYWISRKAIQLAEKSHDGLIDKTTLIDLIEEITGLGLRDAVAELENNFNKRFFASIAARVDELSYKDKIALNVLDLAYNEIELMLLGMSRHFNGKFIIGSVGGVMRSKHIRERLYKRFPGIKIFFGYHVAAGGILKMLSLKNGIDEILRDKIISEIDQKLVLLSDAEKEFLFI from the coding sequence ATGTTACTATCGGTTGATGGTGGTGCCACAAAGACATTTGCCGTTGTCTACGATGATTTAAACAAAAAGGTTGCCGGTATTGGTGTTTCAGGTCCAAGCAATGTAAGGTCTGTATCAGAGGATGTATCAAAAAAGAACATTTTAAAGGCCATGGAGAACGCCTTAAACATGGCCGGAAATCCGGAGATAAACAATTCATTCTTTGGAATAGCCGGCTATGGCGATTCAAAATATCACAGCGAGATGCTTAACAGAATAGTATCCTCAATAAGCCAGAATTATATAATAGAAAATGACGGTAACGCAGGCACATTTCTTGTTACATTGGGAAATGATGGCGTTGTAACTGCGATAGGCACAGGATCGGTTGGCAGTTACATTATAAACGGCGTTAATCACAGAATAGGCGGCTGGAGCTACCTGACAGATGACTGCGGCTCTGCCTACTGGATATCAAGAAAGGCAATACAGCTTGCTGAAAAGAGCCATGATGGATTAATAGACAAAACAACCTTGATAGACCTAATAGAGGAAATTACAGGTCTTGGTCTCAGGGATGCCGTAGCCGAGCTTGAGAACAATTTTAATAAAAGGTTCTTTGCATCAATTGCAGCAAGGGTGGATGAGCTTTCATATAAAGATAAAATAGCCTTAAATGTTCTTGACCTTGCATACAACGAGATTGAATTAATGCTTCTGGGAATGTCTAGGCATTTCAATGGCAAATTTATAATAGGCTCTGTTGGAGGCGTAATGCGCTCAAAGCATATAAGGGAAAGGCTTTATAAGAGATTTCCTGGTATAAAGATCTTTTTTGGATATCATGTGGCCGCCGGTGGCATATTAAAAATGCTATCATTGAAAAATGGTATAGATGAAATCTTAAGGGATAAAATTATCAGCGAAATTGATCAAAAACTCGTGCTTTTAAGCGATGCTGAAAAGGAGTTTCTATTCATATAA
- a CDS encoding PadR family transcriptional regulator, giving the protein MVNVSDMLILDQIYYEEKKPYGIIKGIIEKFDERYKPSTGMIYPSLRRLQRENYIIKMESGYKITDKGKEYFNKNFDEYKRFSINYVQNHSFFKTLRKEMKDLFNELVKANSEYIKENQESIIADIENLKKRIVMENGEYNRD; this is encoded by the coding sequence ATGGTAAATGTATCAGACATGCTAATACTCGATCAGATATACTATGAGGAAAAGAAACCATATGGAATAATAAAAGGTATAATAGAAAAGTTTGACGAGCGTTATAAACCAAGCACCGGAATGATATATCCATCATTAAGAAGGCTTCAAAGGGAAAATTACATAATAAAAATGGAGTCTGGATATAAAATAACGGATAAGGGCAAGGAATACTTTAATAAAAACTTTGATGAATACAAAAGGTTTTCAATTAATTACGTGCAGAACCATTCCTTCTTCAAGACCTTAAGAAAGGAGATGAAGGATCTATTTAACGAGCTTGTAAAAGCAAATTCTGAATACATAAAGGAAAACCAGGAAAGCATAATAGCAGATATAGAAAACCTTAAGAAAAGGATAGTGATGGAAAATGGAGAATATAATAGAGACTAA
- a CDS encoding ATP-binding cassette domain-containing protein → MENIIETKNLTKIYKNLRAVDNLNMTVRSGEIFGLLGQNGAGKTTTIKMLTTIIKPTSGTAIVDGHDIVKESMKVRDSIGIVPQELTTDEDLSGYENLMLIADFYNIKKSDARAKALELLKMVDLEDAARRPVSTYSGGMRKRIELIAGLVHSPKVLFLDEPTLGLDVQTRTNLWSYIKAIKENLGITIILTSHYLEEVDALADHIAIIDHGRLLKVGTSEELKEGLGGDIISMELNSESEVNLLKDFPAKETSINGSSIRFKVENSDAILPELMNILYRNHIWPRKMTVEKPSLDEAFLEYTGRKINDETPMDYVKTMNYMRRISR, encoded by the coding sequence ATGGAGAATATAATAGAGACTAAGAATTTAACAAAGATTTATAAAAATTTAAGGGCCGTCGATAACTTAAACATGACCGTTAGAAGTGGCGAGATCTTCGGCCTTTTAGGTCAGAATGGTGCCGGCAAGACAACAACGATAAAGATGCTAACAACCATAATAAAACCAACGTCAGGGACTGCCATAGTTGATGGCCACGACATTGTAAAGGAATCAATGAAGGTTCGCGATTCAATAGGTATAGTGCCGCAGGAACTGACAACAGATGAGGATTTATCAGGCTATGAGAATTTAATGCTGATAGCAGATTTTTATAATATAAAAAAGAGCGATGCAAGGGCCAAGGCGCTTGAACTTTTAAAGATGGTTGATCTTGAGGATGCGGCAAGAAGGCCTGTTTCAACCTATTCAGGAGGTATGAGGAAGCGTATTGAATTAATAGCAGGTCTTGTCCACAGTCCAAAGGTATTATTCCTTGATGAGCCAACCCTTGGTCTTGATGTACAGACAAGGACAAACCTCTGGTCATATATAAAAGCAATAAAGGAAAACCTTGGGATAACAATAATATTAACATCGCATTATCTTGAGGAGGTCGACGCACTTGCAGATCATATAGCAATTATAGACCATGGAAGGCTATTAAAGGTTGGCACATCAGAGGAATTAAAGGAAGGCCTTGGCGGGGACATAATATCAATGGAATTGAACAGTGAATCAGAGGTTAATCTTTTAAAGGACTTCCCTGCAAAGGAGACAAGCATAAATGGAAGCAGTATAAGGTTCAAGGTTGAGAATTCTGATGCAATCCTTCCTGAATTAATGAATATATTATACAGGAATCATATATGGCCCAGGAAGATGACCGTGGAAAAGCCATCACTTGATGAGGCGTTCCTCGAATACACCGGCAGGAAGATAAATGATGAAACGCCAATGGATTATGTAAAGACAATGAATTATATGAGGAGGATAAGCAGATGA
- a CDS encoding ABC transporter permease produces MSGLLPLTGRELKKWYRNPTYLIVSVIQPIFWVLLFGSAIDIAKFAFPGAPVSSFFNGAPDYITFLLGGILTVLSLFTAMFSGINIIWDRRLGVLTRFLASPIHRSSIVFSRMLASVVKIAVQAAILIGIAAVIPDGLKFPHGFTVFDALILFTAMLLISVIFGSIFSVIAIKMTQVNTIMGIVNLVNLPLMFASTALFPGAIMQPWLHHVAMYNPISWSADTIRTVIINGDLNAAQMHSVGLNLLYLFIFAVVMILITYFASEKGIQN; encoded by the coding sequence ATGAGCGGACTTTTACCACTTACCGGAAGGGAATTAAAGAAATGGTATAGAAATCCAACGTATTTAATAGTAAGCGTAATACAGCCGATATTCTGGGTACTCCTGTTTGGCAGTGCAATAGACATTGCAAAATTCGCATTTCCAGGGGCTCCAGTTTCGTCATTCTTTAACGGCGCACCCGATTATATAACATTCCTGCTTGGAGGCATATTGACAGTGCTATCGCTGTTTACCGCCATGTTCTCAGGAATAAACATTATATGGGACAGGCGTCTTGGTGTTTTAACAAGGTTTCTTGCATCACCGATACACAGAAGCTCAATAGTTTTTTCAAGAATGCTTGCATCGGTTGTTAAAATAGCTGTTCAGGCTGCAATACTAATAGGCATCGCCGCAGTTATACCTGACGGCCTCAAGTTTCCACACGGATTTACAGTATTTGACGCTTTGATATTATTTACTGCAATGCTTTTAATCTCGGTGATCTTTGGTTCAATATTCTCTGTAATAGCAATAAAGATGACACAGGTAAACACAATCATGGGAATAGTAAATCTTGTTAACCTGCCACTGATGTTCGCAAGCACAGCTCTTTTCCCGGGTGCCATAATGCAGCCCTGGCTCCATCACGTTGCAATGTACAATCCAATATCCTGGTCAGCTGATACAATAAGAACCGTTATAATAAACGGTGATCTAAATGCGGCCCAGATGCACTCTGTTGGCCTTAATCTTTTATATCTATTTATCTTCGCCGTTGTTATGATATTAATAACGTACTTTGCATCTGAAAAGGGAATTCAGAATTAA
- a CDS encoding metallophosphoesterase gives MKDIRIDDNVYISNLYCAYLADIGAAVVSDLHLGFEDEMNLHGIFLPKLQFNHITNIIDNIISRYNPEKIIINGDFKQEFSRNLPQEWDDINRFIDKYENDVSLIYIRGNHDNYLINILKSRNIRIYNYYEDDHYYIYHGDRDLGIKKITILGHEHPSIALRDRVGGVFKIPAFVYNEEYKVLITPAMSFFSSGTDVTQSLLSDEHFTPVLRNVSKKFRAYGITDEFGLLDFGYIEDISKSMEI, from the coding sequence TTGAAGGACATAAGAATAGATGATAATGTTTACATTTCGAATTTATACTGTGCATACCTGGCAGATATAGGTGCCGCTGTGGTCTCTGATCTGCACCTTGGCTTCGAGGATGAGATGAATCTTCATGGTATATTTCTGCCAAAGCTGCAGTTTAACCATATTACAAATATAATTGATAATATAATATCAAGGTATAATCCTGAAAAGATCATTATAAATGGCGATTTCAAGCAGGAGTTCTCAAGAAACCTGCCACAGGAATGGGATGATATAAATAGATTCATAGATAAATATGAAAACGATGTTTCATTAATCTATATAAGGGGAAACCATGATAATTATCTAATAAACATACTAAAATCGAGGAATATAAGGATTTATAATTATTACGAGGACGATCATTATTATATATACCATGGCGACAGGGATCTTGGCATAAAAAAGATTACAATTCTGGGGCATGAGCATCCATCAATTGCACTGAGAGACCGTGTCGGTGGTGTTTTTAAGATACCGGCATTTGTCTACAATGAGGAATATAAGGTTTTAATAACACCGGCAATGAGCTTCTTCTCATCAGGCACAGATGTGACGCAGTCATTATTAAGTGATGAGCACTTCACACCCGTTCTCAGGAACGTTTCAAAAAAATTCAGGGCCTATGGAATAACAGATGAGTTCGGCCTGCTTGATTTTGGCTACATCGAGGACATATCAAAAAGCATGGAGATATAA
- a CDS encoding alpha/beta hydrolase-fold protein, which translates to MEIKRYKIDGESLKNNRLNDDFKRDLIVIENNVNDRTPVLIGLAGFFGSSESFLNRSYTGMDFLSVLNIISKDYSFIIALPDTMTSLRGNQYLNSMAVGNYEDFIVKDVLKHLDDLYGPRDKYLFGKSSGGFGAINLSMKHDEFSGFIDISGDSYFYYSYLNDFPVAYNILKKTGIDDFIDNFNKKYIHSNDELTAMNMVAMSAFYSRNDKINLPFDLSDGSLNQYWNDWLSFDPVSTVNNYLENLRKKRIVLQTGIHDEFKMYIGMKIISRTLERNNIDHVYMEYDAGHFNTNHFYLDSIPVILKNY; encoded by the coding sequence ATGGAGATAAAAAGATATAAAATTGATGGAGAATCATTAAAAAACAACAGACTTAATGACGATTTCAAAAGAGATTTAATAGTCATAGAGAACAATGTAAATGATAGAACCCCTGTGCTTATAGGCCTTGCCGGTTTCTTTGGAAGTTCAGAGAGCTTTTTAAACAGAAGCTATACAGGCATGGATTTTTTATCTGTTTTAAATATTATATCAAAAGATTATAGCTTTATCATAGCCCTTCCAGATACAATGACATCACTGCGGGGAAACCAGTATCTAAACTCAATGGCAGTGGGCAACTACGAGGACTTCATAGTTAAAGATGTTTTAAAACATCTTGATGATCTATATGGTCCCAGGGATAAATATTTATTTGGAAAATCATCAGGGGGCTTTGGGGCAATAAATCTATCAATGAAACATGATGAATTCTCTGGATTTATAGACATCTCCGGCGATTCATATTTTTATTATTCATATCTTAATGATTTTCCTGTTGCTTATAATATATTAAAGAAAACAGGAATAGATGATTTTATTGATAATTTTAATAAAAAATACATACATTCAAATGATGAACTAACGGCAATGAACATGGTTGCAATGTCTGCATTCTATTCAAGGAATGATAAGATAAACCTGCCATTCGATTTATCAGATGGCTCATTAAACCAATACTGGAATGACTGGCTTTCCTTTGACCCGGTTTCAACAGTAAACAATTATCTGGAAAATCTAAGGAAAAAGAGAATAGTTCTTCAAACAGGAATCCATGATGAATTCAAAATGTACATAGGCATGAAGATAATAAGCAGAACACTGGAAAGAAATAATATAGACCATGTTTACATGGAATACGATGCAGGGCATTTCAACACAAATCATTTTTATCTTGATTCAATTCCTGTTATACTTAAAAACTATTAA
- a CDS encoding M20 family metallo-hydrolase encodes MDESFIIETAKRLIPLKSVGPLSDGPGESRKAEEICKIIKELGYNYERYDIDGRPNIIVRIGSMEKTLWIISHMDTVPEGDINLWHYDPYQATVSGDLIYGRGTEDNGQGIFTSLLLLKNLKPDRLKFNLGLAFVSDEETGSNFGIKYLIKNNIFKKDDLIIVPDAGTPDGRTIEIAEKSILWLKINSHGRQYHASMPGEAINATKELYKFVLNLESRLKEKYNKINDVFDPPYSTFEITKHGKNVDNINTIPGLDSQFLDCRILPDYDVNDVLKFIDDEIAGFKSPARISYEIIQREDAPEPTRKDSEIVRLLSDAIENPKVVGIGGGTCAAFFRENGIPAVVWSTTDVDVAHQADEFVRISNIIKDAKTIERIIYK; translated from the coding sequence ATGGACGAATCGTTTATAATTGAGACCGCAAAGAGGTTAATACCATTGAAATCTGTTGGGCCATTGTCTGATGGTCCTGGTGAATCAAGGAAGGCCGAGGAGATATGCAAAATAATAAAAGAGCTTGGATACAATTACGAAAGATATGATATCGATGGCAGGCCAAACATTATAGTAAGGATAGGCAGCATGGAGAAAACACTATGGATAATATCACATATGGATACAGTTCCTGAGGGTGATATAAATCTATGGCATTATGATCCATACCAGGCAACGGTTTCAGGCGATCTTATATACGGCCGTGGCACCGAGGATAACGGTCAGGGCATCTTCACCTCGCTGCTCCTGCTTAAAAATTTAAAGCCGGACCGTTTAAAATTTAATCTTGGCCTTGCATTTGTATCAGACGAGGAAACGGGCAGCAACTTCGGCATAAAGTATTTAATTAAAAATAATATATTTAAAAAGGATGATTTAATAATAGTGCCAGATGCCGGCACACCTGATGGAAGAACGATAGAAATCGCAGAAAAAAGCATATTATGGTTGAAGATAAATTCCCATGGAAGGCAGTATCATGCCAGCATGCCAGGAGAGGCAATCAACGCCACAAAGGAGTTATACAAATTTGTTTTAAATCTGGAATCAAGGCTCAAGGAAAAATACAATAAAATAAACGATGTTTTTGATCCACCATATTCAACCTTTGAGATAACAAAGCATGGAAAGAATGTTGATAATATAAATACAATACCAGGCCTTGATTCCCAGTTTCTTGACTGCAGGATATTACCAGATTATGATGTAAACGATGTACTAAAATTCATAGATGATGAAATAGCCGGTTTTAAAAGCCCGGCAAGGATAAGCTATGAAATTATACAGAGGGAGGATGCCCCTGAACCAACAAGGAAGGACAGTGAAATTGTTAGGCTTCTATCAGATGCCATAGAAAACCCAAAAGTAGTTGGCATTGGCGGCGGGACATGCGCAGCATTCTTCAGGGAGAATGGAATACCGGCGGTTGTATGGTCAACAACAGACGTTGATGTTGCACACCAGGCCGATGAATTTGTCAGGATAAGCAACATAATAAAGGATGCAAAAACAATAGAGAGGATAATCTATAAATAA
- the tmk gene encoding dTMP kinase: protein MIDNGSMFIAIEGIDGSGKTTLAGDIASYTGFYLTREPTDRFCYDYIEADYNDESSIINFFLFTLDRYMHQKEIKNHLINGVISDRYVFSSIAYQGSGMEKRFKNMDETISWMLDVSRFIIMPDLIIYLKIDPGLALKRLNLRKNEKKNTDAFERLEMLKNVSKYYDYIFSGIIKIPVIKINAEMEYNYVKDEAIKGLNDYL, encoded by the coding sequence ATGATCGATAATGGTTCAATGTTCATAGCCATAGAGGGCATTGATGGATCGGGTAAGACCACGCTTGCGGGCGATATTGCCAGTTATACAGGTTTTTATCTGACAAGGGAGCCAACAGACAGATTCTGCTATGATTACATAGAAGCCGATTACAATGATGAAAGCAGCATAATAAATTTTTTCCTCTTTACACTTGACAGGTACATGCACCAGAAGGAGATAAAAAACCATCTAATAAATGGTGTAATCTCAGATAGATATGTATTTTCTTCCATTGCATACCAGGGATCCGGCATGGAAAAAAGGTTTAAAAATATGGATGAAACAATATCATGGATGCTTGACGTCTCAAGATTTATAATAATGCCGGATCTAATAATTTATTTAAAAATCGATCCGGGGCTTGCGTTAAAGAGATTGAATCTCAGGAAGAATGAGAAAAAAAACACTGATGCCTTTGAGAGGCTGGAGATGCTTAAAAACGTTTCAAAATACTATGATTACATATTTTCAGGGATTATAAAGATACCTGTTATAAAAATCAATGCGGAAATGGAATATAATTATGTAAAAGATGAGGCGATAAAAGGATTAAATGATTATTTATAG
- a CDS encoding PLP-dependent transferase, whose protein sequence is MLNGFNTRAVQAGDLKIREIGNVVTPIFENSTFIYPNSESEYMDSSSGMPYIYSRWGNPTVQSLEDKYRALENTGHAVAFSSGMGAITAAVLSNIKKKRILSIMDLYGQTFQFFSRTLKTLGIHVDFIDVDKLNNLDFDAKNYDLVYAESITNPLLKVIDIKNVAAFCHENDVLFIDDATFASPYNQNPVELGADIVVHSATKYISGHSDVIIGIAGTNNYYNNLIEMRKTLGASPDAFQAYLSYRGLKTLGLRMERHNKNAMELARFLRDSKKVLNVNYPGLDDNKYHKIAGKEMRGYGGMLSFTLNSMEDAHKLIKNLEIPAYAASLGGVESLITMPVETTHASLSPEERRSLGISDSLVRFSTGIEDIDDIIKDFENALSKL, encoded by the coding sequence ATGTTAAATGGTTTTAATACAAGGGCCGTACAGGCCGGTGATTTAAAAATAAGGGAAATTGGAAACGTTGTTACACCGATATTTGAAAACAGCACATTTATCTATCCAAACAGTGAATCCGAGTACATGGATAGCTCAAGCGGCATGCCATACATATATTCAAGGTGGGGAAATCCTACTGTGCAATCCCTTGAGGATAAATACAGGGCCCTTGAGAATACCGGGCATGCTGTTGCATTTTCATCCGGAATGGGCGCGATAACAGCCGCAGTGCTATCAAATATAAAAAAGAAAAGAATACTATCAATTATGGATCTCTATGGACAAACGTTTCAGTTCTTTTCAAGGACGTTAAAAACTCTTGGAATTCATGTGGACTTCATAGACGTTGATAAATTAAACAACCTGGACTTTGATGCCAAAAATTACGATCTTGTATATGCAGAATCAATAACAAACCCGCTTTTAAAGGTAATTGATATAAAAAACGTGGCAGCGTTCTGCCATGAAAATGATGTTTTATTTATAGATGATGCGACCTTTGCATCGCCTTATAATCAAAATCCTGTGGAACTCGGTGCTGATATCGTTGTTCACAGCGCAACGAAATACATATCAGGCCATTCCGATGTAATTATTGGCATTGCCGGCACAAACAATTATTATAATAATTTAATAGAAATGAGAAAGACACTTGGTGCATCGCCGGATGCATTCCAGGCATATCTATCATACCGTGGCCTAAAAACCCTCGGCCTGAGGATGGAGAGGCATAATAAAAATGCCATGGAGCTTGCCAGGTTTTTAAGGGATTCAAAAAAGGTATTGAATGTAAACTACCCCGGCCTTGATGATAATAAATACCACAAAATCGCCGGGAAGGAGATGAGGGGCTACGGTGGCATGCTGTCATTCACATTAAACAGCATGGAGGATGCGCATAAGCTAATAAAAAACCTTGAGATACCTGCCTATGCTGCAAGCCTTGGCGGGGTGGAATCATTGATAACCATGCCTGTTGAAACAACACATGCATCGCTTTCACCTGAAGAAAGAAGATCACTTGGAATATCAGACTCGCTGGTAAGGTTTTCAACTGGCATAGAGGATATCGATGATATTATAAAAGATTTTGAAAATGCACTTTCAAAATTATAA